Proteins found in one Tamandua tetradactyla isolate mTamTet1 chromosome 3, mTamTet1.pri, whole genome shotgun sequence genomic segment:
- the LOC143675909 gene encoding LOW QUALITY PROTEIN: olfactory receptor 9S13-like (The sequence of the model RefSeq protein was modified relative to this genomic sequence to represent the inferred CDS: substituted 1 base at 1 genomic stop codon), whose product MYVQEFMLMGFEGGPETQALLFAVFLTLYMVTIVGNFTMIMVITLDARLHCPMYFFLKNLSFLDLCYSFVIAPNALNNFFSLTKFITFAGCAIQFFFLSLLATSETFLLAVMAYDRFMAICSPLHYPIAMHPMACTCLVLGSYCGGXLNSIVQTSFTFHLPFCSSHRIDHFFCDVPPLLRLACTDTVLIELVMFGFCGLIIVGTTLVVLVSYGYITVTILRMRSTSGRQKVFSTCGSHMIVVSLFYGTLHVMYAQPGAVRSMEQGKVVSIFYTLVIPMLNPLIYSLRNKDMKEALWRLSQKLVTI is encoded by the exons ATGTATGTGCAA GAGTTCATGCTGATGGGATTCGAGGGTGGTCCTGAGACCCAGGCCCTGCTCTTTGCTGTGTTCCTGACCCTGTACATGGTCACCATCGTGGGAAACTTCACTATGATCATGGTCATCACCCTGGATGCCCGCCTCCACTGccccatgtacttctttctcAAGAACCTGTCCTTCCTGGACCTGTGCTACTCGTTTGTCATCGCCCCCAATGCCCTCAACAACTTCTTTTCCTTGACCAAGTTCATTACCTTTGCAGGCTGTGCCATCcagttcttctttctttcccttctagcTACTTCAGAGACTTTCCTGCTGGCtgtcatggcctatgaccgctttATGGCCATCTGCAGCCCCTTGCACTACCCCATTGCCATGCACCCTATGGCCTGCACCTGTCTGGTGCTGGGCTCCTACTGTGGAGGCTAGCTCAACTCCATTGTGCAGACCAGCTTCACATTTCATCTCCCATTCTGCAGCTCCCACCGCATTGACCACTTCTTCTGTGACGTGCCACCCCTGCTCCGACTTGCCTGCACTGACACAGTCCTCATTGAACTAGTCATGTTTGGATTCTGTGGGCTCATCATTGTGGGCACCACACTCGTGGTACTCGTGTCCTATGGCTACATCACTGTGACCATCCTGAGGATGCGCTCCACAAGTGGGCGACAGAAGGTCTTCTCCACCTGTGGCTCCCACATGATTGTGGTGTCTCTCTTCTATGGAACCCTCCATGTCATGTATGCCCAGCCAGGAGCTGTGCGGTCCATGGAGCAGGGCAAGGTGGTTTCCATCTTCTACACACTGGTCATCCCAATGCTCAACCCCCTCATCTATAGTCTACGGAACAAGGACATGAAGGAGGCCTTGTGGAGGCTCAGCCAGAAACTAGTGACCATTTGA
- the LOC143676672 gene encoding olfactory receptor 9S13-like, whose amino-acid sequence MPPHRNGNISGASWQEFMLVGFEGDPETQALLFAVFLTLYMVTILGNLTMIVVITLDAHLHCPMYFFLKNLSFLDLCYSSVIAPNALSNFFSSTKLITFVGCATQLFFFSLLVTTEGFLLAVMAYDRFMAICSPLRYPIAMHPMACTCLVLGSYCGGCLNSIVQTSLTFHLPFCSSLLIDHFFCDVPPLLRLACADTALNEMVMFGFCGLIIVGTTLVVLVSYGYITMTILRMRSVAGRRKVFSTCGSHMTAVSLFYGTVFVMYAQPGAVQSMEQGKVVSIFYTLVIPMLNPLIYSLRNKDVKEALRRLSQKHVAT is encoded by the coding sequence ATGCCACCCCACAGAAATGGAAACATCTCAGGGGCCTCCTGGCAGGAGTTCATGCTGGTGGGATTTGAGGGTGACCCTGAGACTCAGGCCCTGCTCTTTGCTGTGTTCCTGACCCTATACATGGTCACCATCCTGGGGAACCTCACCATGATCGTGGTCATCACCCTGGATGCCCACCTCCACtgccccatgtacttcttcctcaagAACCTGTCCTTCCTGGACCTGTGCTACTCGTCTGTCATTGCCCCCAATGCCCTCAGTAACTTCTTCTCCTCCACCAAGCTCATCACCTTTGTAGGCTGCGCCACCCAGCTCTTCTTCTTCTCCCTCCTGGTCACCACTGAAGGCTTCCTGCTGGCCGTCATGGCCTATGACCGTTTCATGGCCATCTGCAGCCCCCTGCGCTACCCCATCGCCATGCACCCCATGGCCTGCACCTGCCTGGTGCTGGGCTCCTACTGTGGAGGCTGCCTCAACTCCATTGTGCAGACCAGCCTCACCTTCCACCTCCCGTTCTGCAGCTCCCTCCTCATTGACCACTTCTTCTGTGATGTGCCACCCCTGCTCCGGCTAGCCTGTGCTGACACGGCCCTCAACGAGATGGTCATGTTTGGATTCTGTGGGCTCATCATTGTGGGCACCACGCTCGTGGTCCTCGTGTCCTATGGCTACATCACCATGACCATCTTGAGGATGCGCTCTGTGGCCGGGAGACGGAAGGTCTTCTCCACCTGTGGCTCCCACATGACTGCAGTTTCCCTGTTCTATGGAACCGTCTTCGTCATGTATGCCCAGCCAGGAGCTGTGCAGTCCATGGAGCAGGGCAAGGTGGTGTCCATCTTCTACACCCTGGTCATCCCGATGCTCAACCCCCTCATCTACAGTCTACGGAACAAGGACGTAAAGGAGGCCCTGAGGAGACTCAGCCAGAAACACGTGGCCACGTGA